Proteins encoded in a region of the Flavobacteriaceae bacterium HL-DH10 genome:
- a CDS encoding efflux RND transporter periplasmic adaptor subunit, which yields MKKYIYLLTLATASLFITSCGSDDKKAVAANSSAIKVTINQVESNGSSPFLSVSGKIQAKNSADLSTRMMGAVNKVHVNVGDKVREGQLLISINSADLQAKQAQVTAGIIEAKAAFNNAEKDYNRFKNLFADNSASQKELDDITVNYEMAKARLEAANQMKNEVNAQFAYSNIKAPFSGVVTSKNIEAGDMANPGMPLISVESPGDFEVMAMVPETEISEIKKGTTVDVLVKSISETLKGTVSEVSTSAKHTGGQYLVKIDLEKTDVHILSGMFASVQFPVERKTTSGMVLIPADAIITKGQLSGVYTVSQSNTALLRWLRLGRMVGEQVEVLSGLSSGETYIVSSEGKLFNGVKISTQ from the coding sequence ATGAAAAAATACATATATCTATTGACTCTAGCTACAGCATCTTTATTTATTACCAGTTGTGGTAGCGATGATAAAAAAGCAGTTGCAGCTAATTCGTCTGCAATAAAAGTGACCATTAATCAGGTTGAATCTAATGGTAGTAGTCCGTTTTTGTCTGTAAGTGGAAAAATTCAAGCAAAAAACAGTGCCGATTTAAGCACCAGAATGATGGGAGCTGTTAATAAAGTACATGTAAATGTTGGAGACAAAGTACGTGAAGGACAATTGTTGATTTCTATTAATAGTGCCGATTTACAAGCCAAACAAGCACAAGTAACTGCAGGTATTATAGAAGCTAAAGCTGCTTTTAATAATGCAGAAAAAGATTATAATCGTTTTAAAAATTTGTTTGCAGATAACAGCGCCTCTCAAAAAGAGCTAGATGATATAACGGTTAATTATGAAATGGCAAAAGCACGTTTAGAAGCAGCCAACCAAATGAAAAACGAAGTTAATGCACAGTTTGCATATAGTAACATTAAAGCACCGTTTAGTGGTGTTGTTACAAGTAAAAATATAGAAGCTGGCGATATGGCTAACCCAGGCATGCCATTAATAAGTGTAGAATCTCCAGGAGATTTTGAAGTGATGGCTATGGTGCCAGAAACTGAAATTTCAGAAATTAAAAAAGGAACTACTGTTGATGTATTGGTGAAATCTATTAGTGAAACTTTAAAAGGAACCGTAAGCGAAGTCAGTACTTCTGCAAAACATACTGGCGGACAATATTTGGTGAAAATAGATTTAGAAAAAACCGATGTTCATATTTTATCGGGGATGTTTGCTAGTGTACAGTTTCCTGTGGAAAGAAAAACGACTTCTGGAATGGTTTTAATACCTGCAGATGCTATTATAACAAAAGGACAGTTGTCTGGTGTTTATACAGTAAGTCAGAGTAATACAGCATTATTACGTTGGTTACGTTTAGGCAGAATGGTTGGAGAGCAGGTAGAAGTGTTATCTGGTTTAAGTTCTGGTGAAACTTATATAGTTTCTTCTGAAGGAAAACTATTTAATGGGGTGAAAATAAGTACTCAGTAA
- a CDS encoding phage integrase N-terminal SAM-like domain-containing protein translates to MQLNKSITIKHLLIDNKKCIGLHFYANKILNALIKELKGVAWNEEFNMYYIPNNKQNLDNIYNLFRGVAWINSKYFFQHSRSKELSETFDISWYRKRLKHSNFKLCPESYLQKLELKKYANSTVKSYVSCFEDFINYYHDKIIDNLNENDIRYYLQWLVQNNRSNAYINQAVNSIKFYYEIVLRMPNRFYNIERPRKEKKLPIVLSKENVKKIIEHTNNIKHRCIVSLLYSAGLRRSELLNLKLTDIDSSRMLIHIKDGKGNKDRYTLLSKNTLNDLRRTELKNKQY, encoded by the coding sequence ATGCAATTAAATAAGAGCATCACCATAAAACACTTACTTATTGACAATAAAAAATGTATTGGATTACATTTTTATGCCAACAAAATATTAAATGCACTCATAAAAGAACTTAAAGGTGTCGCTTGGAATGAAGAATTCAATATGTATTATATACCAAATAACAAGCAAAATTTAGATAACATATATAATCTTTTTAGAGGTGTTGCTTGGATAAATTCTAAATACTTTTTTCAGCATTCAAGATCTAAAGAACTATCAGAAACATTTGATATTTCTTGGTATAGAAAAAGATTAAAACATAGTAACTTTAAACTCTGTCCAGAATCTTATCTTCAAAAACTTGAATTAAAAAAATATGCGAATAGTACTGTAAAATCTTATGTTTCCTGTTTTGAGGATTTTATTAATTATTATCATGACAAAATAATAGATAACCTAAATGAAAATGATATACGTTATTATCTTCAATGGCTTGTACAAAATAATCGTTCGAACGCCTACATTAATCAGGCTGTAAATAGCATTAAATTTTACTATGAAATAGTACTTAGAATGCCTAATAGGTTTTATAATATAGAACGTCCTAGAAAAGAGAAAAAATTGCCTATAGTTTTATCGAAAGAAAATGTAAAAAAAATTATCGAGCACACTAATAACATAAAGCATCGATGCATTGTAAGTCTATTATATTCAGCTGGTTTAAGGCGAAGTGAACTTCTAAACTTAAAATTAACCGATATTGATAGCTCCAGAATGCTAATCCATATAAAGGATGGAAAAGGGAATAAGGATCGTTATACATTATTGTCTAAAAACACATTAAACGATTTAAGAAGAACTGAGTTAAAAAACAAGCAATATTAG
- a CDS encoding sialate O-acetylesterase, whose product MTKKKILILLLLVSVMSACIRKENDKRTEFFPKAELKAVKVPNPENLWVFILAGQSNMAGRGLVEPQDTVPNEKIYTINKNGDLIIAKEPLHFYETSIKMTGLDCGLSFGKSLIKQIPDSISVLLIPTAVGGSSISQWLGDSIHRDVKLLTNFKEKAKIGMNYGQIKGILWHQGESDAKPENISYYNNRLSKLINEFRKIIRNEKLPVLIGELGSYSNNNDLWLNINEQIKAYALTDSNATNIYTYDLKERGDKVHFDSEGQRIMGQRFANEFIKILK is encoded by the coding sequence ATGACGAAAAAAAAGATTTTAATTCTATTACTACTAGTTTCAGTAATGTCAGCTTGTATTAGGAAAGAAAATGATAAAAGGACTGAGTTTTTCCCAAAAGCTGAACTTAAAGCAGTAAAAGTTCCAAATCCTGAGAATTTATGGGTTTTTATACTTGCAGGCCAATCAAATATGGCTGGCCGTGGACTTGTTGAGCCACAAGACACTGTTCCAAACGAAAAAATATATACCATTAATAAGAATGGGGATTTAATCATTGCTAAAGAACCACTTCATTTTTATGAAACATCAATAAAAATGACTGGCTTAGATTGTGGACTTTCATTTGGAAAATCTTTAATAAAGCAAATCCCCGACAGTATTTCAGTTTTATTAATTCCAACTGCAGTTGGTGGAAGTTCAATTTCCCAATGGTTAGGTGATTCAATTCATAGAGATGTCAAACTCTTAACAAATTTCAAAGAAAAAGCTAAAATTGGAATGAATTACGGACAAATAAAAGGAATCCTTTGGCATCAAGGAGAAAGTGATGCCAAACCAGAGAATATATCATACTATAATAACAGACTCTCTAAATTAATTAATGAATTCAGAAAAATTATTAGAAATGAAAAATTACCTGTTCTAATAGGAGAACTAGGCAGTTATTCAAATAATAATGATTTATGGTTAAATATTAATGAACAAATTAAAGCGTACGCTCTAACTGATTCTAACGCAACGAATATTTATACATATGACTTAAAAGAAAGAGGTGATAAAGTACACTTTGATTCAGAAGGACAAAGAATTATGGGGCAAAGATTTGCTAATGAATTTATTAAAATACTAAAATAG
- a CDS encoding TolC family protein has protein sequence MKKIINLFATIFLLGSFSIEAQNLVSIAKAEVLSKVSDNNTTIKISEQEFKKARADYRQTNAVFLPNITASHTGIATTNPLMAFGSKLNQEILTQNDFNPALLNNPSQIENYATKIEIQQPLINLDGFYQRKAAKSKMDALSLKTQRTTDYLVFEVDKAYMQLQLAYKAVDVLEKALEAANANKKLADNSFKQGYLQRADVLNVEVRVTEVQNQLQTAKSNVKNASNYLSFLMNDESYVIYKPIDSLSVSGFKLEDKMVSENRSDIKAMQLASKAYEAMNKSDKMAFLPTLNAFGNYQLFSDQVFKGDANGYLFGAQLSWNIFQGSKRFGKAQKSKAEFEKSKLEYKQYVSKSNLELNKAKRMLIDAENKLHLTTLALQQSEEALRIRTNRFKEGLEKTSDLLLVETQYAQKQLEYYQTIFEYNYAQAYLQFLTKE, from the coding sequence ATGAAAAAGATAATTAACCTATTTGCTACCATATTCTTGTTAGGCTCTTTTTCAATTGAAGCCCAAAATTTGGTATCAATTGCTAAAGCCGAAGTCTTATCTAAAGTTTCAGATAATAATACTACTATTAAAATTTCAGAACAAGAGTTTAAAAAAGCGCGAGCAGATTATAGGCAAACCAATGCTGTATTTTTACCCAATATAACAGCTAGTCATACAGGAATAGCAACAACAAACCCGTTAATGGCTTTTGGTTCTAAATTAAATCAAGAGATTTTAACGCAAAACGATTTTAATCCTGCCTTGCTTAATAATCCTTCACAAATTGAAAATTACGCTACAAAAATAGAAATACAGCAACCCTTAATTAATCTGGATGGCTTTTATCAACGTAAAGCAGCTAAATCTAAAATGGATGCCTTGTCTTTAAAAACCCAAAGAACAACAGATTATTTAGTGTTTGAGGTTGATAAGGCTTACATGCAATTGCAATTAGCATATAAAGCAGTCGATGTTTTAGAGAAAGCATTAGAGGCTGCAAATGCAAATAAAAAATTAGCAGATAATAGTTTTAAGCAGGGGTATTTACAACGTGCCGATGTGTTGAATGTTGAGGTACGAGTAACTGAAGTTCAAAACCAATTACAAACAGCGAAAAGCAATGTAAAAAATGCGTCAAATTATTTGTCTTTTTTAATGAATGATGAAAGCTATGTTATTTATAAACCAATAGACAGTTTATCAGTTTCAGGTTTTAAGCTAGAAGATAAAATGGTTTCAGAAAATCGTTCAGATATAAAAGCCATGCAATTAGCTTCAAAGGCTTATGAAGCGATGAATAAGTCTGATAAAATGGCTTTTTTACCAACATTAAATGCTTTTGGAAATTATCAATTATTTAGCGATCAGGTTTTTAAAGGTGACGCTAATGGTTATTTATTCGGGGCCCAATTAAGCTGGAATATTTTTCAAGGTTCTAAACGTTTCGGTAAAGCTCAAAAAAGTAAAGCCGAATTTGAAAAATCAAAGTTAGAATACAAGCAATATGTTTCGAAAAGTAATTTAGAACTTAATAAAGCAAAGCGCATGCTAATTGATGCTGAAAATAAGTTGCATTTAACAACTTTGGCTTTACAACAATCGGAAGAAGCTTTAAGAATAAGAACGAATAGATTTAAAGAGGGTTTAGAAAAAACATCTGATTTATTATTGGTTGAAACACAATACGCTCAAAAACAATTAGAATATTATCAAACTATTTTTGAATACAATTATGCGCAAGCGTATTTGCAATTTTTAACTAAAGAATAA
- a CDS encoding carboxylesterase family protein — translation MKTIKFFVSLLCLSLMVSCMEQTVDTVEVTGGSVQGLKENGLTVFKGIPFAKPPVGDLRWKAPAPVEYWEGIKETKEFGPSPYQHGEPPAGKSEDCLYLNVWTPAQSTNEKLPVLVWIYGGGFSFGSAAEPVCTGEHLAQKGVIVVSIAYRVGKLGFLAHPELSAENPQKVSGNYGLLDQIAGLQWVQDNITGFGGDPEKVTIFGESAGGISVSMLCASPLAKGLFHGAISQSGGSFGPTRETTYPGENMKTLQKAEESGKDFLEEANVSSIAELRKLKVEELPIKPGMGGAWPNVDGYVIPGDQYQLYQEGKYNDVDVLVGYNSDECAFFLTAKTPEEHIARVQQRYGQFADTLLSVFPVGENSVPKSARDLTSAAAFGWHSWTWARLQAKTGNSNVFLYYFDQHQDFPKDSPRYGYGSPHGSEIPYVFMTLDKENPQTAKADIALSETMSSYWVNFTKYGHPNAEGLPDWPKFTMENQRLMYLNEEPHASDVPDENAMKVLDSYFQWRFTEEGQGWARQ, via the coding sequence ATGAAGACGATAAAATTTTTTGTGTCCCTACTATGTTTAAGCCTTATGGTTTCTTGTATGGAGCAAACTGTGGATACAGTAGAGGTTACTGGTGGTTCCGTTCAAGGATTGAAAGAAAACGGGCTTACTGTATTTAAAGGAATTCCTTTTGCCAAACCACCAGTAGGCGACTTACGTTGGAAAGCCCCAGCACCTGTAGAGTACTGGGAAGGCATAAAAGAGACCAAAGAATTTGGTCCCTCTCCCTACCAACATGGCGAACCACCTGCGGGTAAGAGCGAAGACTGTCTTTATCTGAATGTATGGACACCAGCTCAATCGACCAATGAAAAACTTCCTGTGTTAGTTTGGATATATGGAGGTGGATTTAGCTTTGGATCTGCGGCAGAGCCCGTATGTACCGGTGAGCATTTGGCTCAAAAAGGGGTTATCGTGGTGAGTATTGCCTACAGAGTAGGGAAACTTGGCTTCCTGGCGCACCCGGAGTTGAGCGCCGAAAACCCACAAAAGGTTTCTGGTAATTATGGATTGCTTGACCAGATTGCAGGTTTGCAATGGGTACAAGATAACATTACCGGTTTTGGAGGTGATCCGGAAAAGGTTACCATTTTCGGAGAATCTGCTGGAGGGATTTCGGTCAGCATGTTGTGTGCTTCACCATTAGCCAAAGGCTTGTTCCATGGTGCCATTTCTCAAAGTGGGGGTTCCTTCGGTCCAACCAGAGAGACCACATATCCTGGTGAAAACATGAAGACATTACAAAAGGCTGAAGAAAGTGGAAAAGACTTTTTAGAAGAGGCGAACGTATCTTCCATAGCAGAATTGCGTAAGCTTAAAGTGGAAGAGCTGCCAATAAAACCAGGCATGGGCGGCGCATGGCCTAACGTAGACGGATATGTGATACCCGGTGACCAATACCAGTTGTATCAGGAAGGCAAGTATAATGATGTCGATGTACTGGTAGGTTATAATTCTGACGAGTGTGCATTCTTCCTAACTGCTAAAACCCCCGAAGAGCATATCGCCAGAGTTCAACAACGCTATGGTCAGTTTGCAGACACGTTGCTTTCGGTCTTTCCTGTAGGAGAAAATTCAGTGCCTAAATCAGCTCGTGATCTCACCAGTGCTGCTGCTTTTGGGTGGCATTCTTGGACATGGGCCCGTCTTCAAGCAAAAACAGGAAATTCAAACGTGTTCCTCTATTATTTTGATCAGCACCAAGACTTCCCTAAGGATTCACCAAGGTATGGGTATGGCTCACCACACGGAAGTGAAATTCCCTATGTTTTCATGACACTGGATAAGGAAAACCCTCAAACTGCAAAGGCTGATATAGCCCTTTCTGAAACCATGAGTAGTTACTGGGTCAACTTCACTAAGTATGGTCATCCCAACGCTGAAGGTTTACCCGATTGGCCAAAGTTTACCATGGAAAATCAGCGACTTATGTATCTCAATGAAGAGCCTCATGCATCCGATGTTCCAGATGAAAACGCAATGAAAGTTTTGGATTCATACTTTCAATGGAGATTTACTGAAGAAGGACAAGGTTGGGCAAGACAATAA
- a CDS encoding IS110 family transposase: MNKYSEIYGLDISKDVFDVYGSQTGHTQFKNDERGFKSFLNYVSKGALVVMEATGYYHYRLAQFLFKSGVRVSVVNPLSVKRFIQMKLAKVKTDKSDAKAICEYGQMNDVPLYTALNEVQSECLQLFRLLDSYIKQSTASKNKLHGEETLGIPSKFVYRSLKRHVKHLKKEIAAIEERLLALVKQDQQYQLTLLNSIPGMGVKTALFLIVVTDGFKKFETASQLCSYDGITPTIRLSGSSVRGRSRISKVGNKKLRNLLFLCAFSACKHNKACREIYERLVNKGKSKKLALIAVANKLLKQAFAIAKSGRPYDENFVSKLA; the protein is encoded by the coding sequence ATGAATAAATATAGTGAAATTTATGGATTAGACATTAGTAAAGATGTCTTTGATGTTTATGGTTCCCAAACAGGTCACACCCAGTTTAAAAATGATGAGAGAGGATTTAAAAGCTTTTTAAATTATGTGTCAAAAGGCGCATTAGTAGTCATGGAAGCAACAGGCTATTATCATTACCGTTTAGCTCAGTTTTTATTCAAGTCAGGAGTTCGTGTATCTGTTGTGAATCCGCTGTCAGTAAAACGCTTTATCCAGATGAAGTTGGCCAAAGTAAAGACAGATAAGAGTGATGCTAAAGCTATTTGTGAGTATGGACAAATGAATGATGTTCCTCTTTACACAGCTTTAAATGAAGTCCAGAGCGAATGCTTGCAGCTCTTTAGATTACTAGATAGTTACATAAAACAGAGTACGGCATCAAAGAATAAACTTCATGGGGAAGAAACTTTAGGAATACCTTCAAAGTTTGTATATCGTTCATTAAAGCGTCATGTAAAGCATTTAAAAAAGGAGATTGCCGCGATCGAGGAACGCCTATTAGCTTTAGTGAAACAAGACCAACAATATCAATTAACATTATTAAACAGTATCCCAGGTATGGGAGTAAAGACTGCCTTGTTTTTAATAGTAGTAACTGATGGCTTTAAGAAGTTTGAGACAGCATCGCAGCTATGCAGTTATGATGGGATTACTCCAACTATAAGATTATCCGGTAGTAGCGTAAGAGGTCGAAGTAGAATAAGCAAGGTTGGTAACAAGAAGCTGAGAAATCTACTGTTTCTATGCGCTTTTTCAGCCTGTAAGCATAACAAGGCTTGTAGAGAAATTTATGAAAGATTAGTTAATAAAGGAAAAAGCAAAAAATTAGCATTAATTGCTGTAGCAAATAAGTTATTAAAGCAGGCATTTGCTATTGCAAAATCTGGAAGACCTTATGATGAAAACTTTGTTTCTAAATTAGCCTAA
- a CDS encoding IS3 family transposase produces the protein MLRKKYSSRTTNSLHRFYKYKNIIKDVEVSKSNQVWVSDITYIRTVKGFCYLALITDMYSRKIVGYDLSDSLELNGCVRALNKAIYQAKSFKGLIHHSDRGIQYCSNVYTQILKRNKIDISMTEENQYYENTLAERVNGILKDEFYLDQTFTNIDHAKRATKNAINLYNEIRLHLSLDFKTPNMVYKLSA, from the coding sequence ATACTTAGAAAGAAATATAGTTCCAGAACAACAAACTCACTGCATCGTTTTTATAAGTACAAAAACATTATAAAAGATGTAGAGGTTTCTAAATCTAATCAGGTTTGGGTGTCTGACATTACTTATATAAGAACCGTAAAAGGATTTTGTTACCTAGCTTTGATAACAGATATGTATTCAAGGAAAATTGTGGGGTATGACCTTAGTGATAGTCTGGAACTAAACGGATGCGTGAGAGCTCTTAACAAGGCTATATATCAAGCTAAAAGCTTCAAAGGACTCATACACCATTCTGACAGAGGTATCCAATATTGTAGCAATGTATATACACAAATCCTGAAAAGAAATAAGATAGATATCAGTATGACTGAAGAAAACCAATATTATGAAAATACCCTAGCAGAAAGGGTTAACGGGATTCTTAAAGATGAATTTTATCTCGACCAAACCTTTACAAATATAGATCACGCGAAAAGAGCCACAAAAAATGCGATTAATTTATACAACGAAATAAGATTACACTTATCTTTAGATTTTAAAACACCGAATATGGTATATAAATTATCAGCCTAA
- a CDS encoding DUF3237 family protein has product MKKNYLTILLFVFTLRVGYAQVIKTKLIDQGGSGNYPSIAVTEQSLPDFVVYRPKNIQKAAKQQGKLPILVWANGGCMNSSIHQERLLSEIASHGYIIVAIGTLQMTVEERVHESTPDDELLKALDWIAKQARTQGSDYYDKVDLDKIAAGGHSCGGAQTLRIAYDPRIKTYLILNAGMGNMTMAGASSESLPMLHAPIIYMIGGKTDIAYENAVLDYDRISHVPVVFADHTTAGHGATFSEEYGGSFAQMTIDWLDWQFKNKDNFHVFLNNNLSDYPGWTMKAKGFETETGNMTSLEFTPPALEFVCELQVTIDEPMSLGATPHGDKIIIPITGGIFSGPKMKGVVLNGGADYQYRNQDLNRTELNAIYNIKTDDGVLIHVRNTGLIHEPSEESSEAFYFRAAPKFEAPIDSKYAWLNNAIYVCKPEGKDGYISIQVWKVQ; this is encoded by the coding sequence ATGAAAAAAAATTATTTAACTATTTTACTGTTCGTTTTTACACTGAGAGTTGGTTACGCACAGGTAATCAAGACGAAACTTATAGACCAAGGTGGCAGTGGCAATTATCCGTCCATTGCCGTGACAGAACAGTCACTTCCTGATTTTGTGGTCTATAGACCTAAAAATATACAGAAGGCGGCTAAGCAACAAGGCAAATTGCCCATACTCGTATGGGCGAATGGCGGATGTATGAATTCGTCGATCCATCAAGAGCGCTTATTATCAGAGATAGCCTCTCATGGCTACATCATAGTTGCTATTGGAACTTTGCAAATGACTGTGGAAGAGCGGGTACACGAGTCCACTCCTGATGATGAACTGCTGAAAGCGCTGGACTGGATAGCGAAACAGGCCAGAACCCAAGGCAGTGACTATTACGACAAGGTAGATCTGGACAAAATAGCAGCAGGTGGACATTCGTGTGGCGGGGCACAAACCCTGCGAATTGCTTACGATCCACGGATTAAAACCTATTTGATTTTGAATGCTGGTATGGGTAACATGACCATGGCTGGTGCGAGTTCAGAATCATTGCCTATGTTACACGCCCCAATTATCTATATGATAGGAGGTAAGACTGACATTGCTTACGAAAACGCCGTTTTAGATTACGATCGAATCAGTCATGTGCCCGTCGTATTTGCTGACCATACTACCGCTGGTCACGGGGCAACTTTCTCGGAAGAGTATGGAGGCTCTTTTGCTCAAATGACGATCGATTGGCTGGATTGGCAGTTTAAAAACAAAGACAATTTTCATGTTTTCTTAAATAATAATTTGTCGGATTATCCAGGGTGGACCATGAAAGCAAAGGGTTTTGAGACTGAAACTGGAAATATGACCTCTTTGGAGTTTACTCCGCCTGCATTAGAATTTGTTTGCGAATTGCAAGTGACCATTGACGAGCCTATGTCATTAGGAGCTACACCTCATGGAGACAAGATCATCATTCCGATTACCGGAGGTATCTTTAGTGGTCCTAAGATGAAAGGCGTGGTATTAAACGGAGGTGCTGATTATCAATATCGAAACCAAGACCTTAATCGCACGGAATTGAATGCCATTTACAACATCAAGACAGATGACGGAGTATTGATTCATGTACGTAACACGGGATTGATACATGAACCCTCAGAGGAAAGTTCTGAAGCGTTCTATTTCAGAGCCGCTCCAAAATTTGAAGCCCCCATAGATTCAAAATATGCCTGGCTCAATAATGCTATCTATGTTTGTAAACCGGAAGGCAAAGACGGGTACATATCCATACAAGTGTGGAAAGTGCAGTAA